The genome window TCGGGGCGCTTCTGGCACTTGCCTTGTCATCATCGAACATCGGTATTTTTGCCCTTTTGGGAATGCTGATGCTGATCGGGCTTGTAGTTAAAAATGCAATTCTGATCGTCGACTTTGCAAATCAGCAAAAAGAGCTGGGCGTGCCGTTCCGGGAAGCGATCCTGATCGCAGGAGAAGAGCGTCTTCGTCCGATTCTGATGACGACCATTGCGATGGTGATCGGTATGGTACCTATTGCCACGGCAACCGGCGCAGGGGCAGAATGGAAGAATTCGCTGGCATGGGTTTTAATAGGCGGACTGACCAGTTCAATGCTTTTAACCATCTATCTCGTGCCAATGATGTATTACCTGGTCGACAGAGTAGCGGAAAAGTGGTCATCCGCTAAATTCCGGTCGGGCGCGGTAACCAAAAGTATAGTGGTGGAAGAAGCGTAGTTGGGATAAACGTTAACATGAAAAAATTACTGTTTGATAAAGTTCCCCATTTTGAAAAACTGAAAGGCAAGTTGGTCAGAACTTGGCGTTTTAGGGGCTAAATGGATGAAAAGTGCAAAAAGTTTTTTTTCATGTTAACGGTAAAATGCAAAATGAATAGGGAATTTGATGAACTAGTATGGCAGGTATCGGGTTTACCTTTTAACTTTGAATGCCAGTAGATAAATTCCGGTAAAATGTTGCGGCCGGAGTGTAGTTTAAGAACAGTGAAATTAAAGGCCGCGGCGACTGAAACTGACATTTTTATCAAACTCAAGTTCTAAAAAAATTAGCATGGAAAATAACCACTACAATACCAACTGATCGCTCTGATCACCCCCACAGCCTCGGCTTGAAAGCCACCAGGCACCCCACTAAAAGAAGCTGTTGATTCTGACATTAATTACTTATGGGTAAAAAATTAAATAAGCGCATCGCCGAATTTAAAGACGCGGCTAACATTCGATCCAAAGGTCTTTATCCCTATTTCCGCCCCATCGAATCCGGGCAGGATACGGAAGTGATCATCAATGGTAAGCCGGTCCTTATGTTTGGGTCCAATTCTTATCTGGGATTGACCTCGCATCCTTACATTATTGAATCGTCGCAAAAAGCGGTTCAGAAATACGGAAGCGGATGTGCCGGTTCGCGATTCCTGAACGGAACGCTGGACATTCACGAGGAACTGGAAAGAAGGCTTGCCGCTTACACCGGAAAAGAAGCTTCGGTGCTTTTCAGCACGGGTTACCAAGCTAATTTAGGCGCCTTGTCAAGCCTTACGGGCCGTAACGATTACCTGATCCTGGACGAAAGCGACCATGCTTCCATCATTGACGGTTGCCGGTTGTCTTTCTCAAAAGTGATCAAGTATGCGCACAATGATATGAAAGACCTCAGGAAAAAACTGAGCCTTTTGCCGGAAGAAGCCGTGAAGCTGATCGCTACGGACGGAATTTTCAGCATGGAAGGCGATATCGTTAAACTTCCTGAATTGAATGCCATCGCAGCTGAGTTTGACGCTTCGGTTTTGGTGGATGACGCGCACAGTCTGGGTGTTATCGGGAAAAACGGAGCAGGAACAGCTTCCTACTTCGGCCTGACCGAGACTACTGATCTGATCATGGGAACATTCAGCAAATCGCTTGCCTCTTTGGGCGGCTTTATTGCCGGCGATGCAGCTACGATCGATTACCTGAAACACCGCGCACGGTCATTAATGTTCAGTGCGAGTATGACGCCGGCCGCAGTAGGCAGCACATTGGCAGCATTGGACATCATTGAATCCGAGCCGCATCACATTGAACGCCTTTGGGCCAATACAAGATATGCAAAAGAATTGTTGCTGGTAAACGGTTTCGACCTGGGCAAAACAGAAAGCCCGATCCTGCCGGTTTACATCCGCGATAACGAGAAAACATTCCTGATGACCAAGCTGTTGCAGGAAGATGGCGTGTTCGTGAACCCGGTGGTTTCACCAGCGGTTCGTCCGGAAGATTCGCTTATCCGTTTCTCGCTGATGGCGACGCACACTTTTGGGCAGATTGAAGAAGCAGTTGATAAAATGGCTAAAATATATCGTCAGATCTGTCCCGAAGCTGTAACCGCAAAACTATGAAGCGCATTGCCCACGTAAACTCTCCCAAAGACCTGGAACTGTTCATTGATTTTCCCCACGAATTACATAAGGAAAATCCCAATTACGTTCCCGAGCTCTTTATCGCGCAAAGAGATATGCTTTCTCCGAAGAAGCATCCCTTTTATGAACATTCGGAGGTTAAGCTGTTTTTAGCGTACGACGGAGATAAGATTGTGGGTAGGGTTGCGGCGATTGATAACCGCAATCATAATGCGTTTACAGGCCGAAAAGATGGCTTTTTTGGATTTTTTGACACGGTTAATGATCAGGAAGTCGTCGATCTGCTCATCGGGCAGGCGGCTGCGTGGGTGAAGGAAAAAGGAGCGGATAACCTGATCGGGCCGGTGAATTTGTCGACCAATGATACGGTGGGCCTGCTGATAGAAGGTTACGACCGGCCGCCAATGGCGATGATGCCTTACAATCCGCCGTATTACGTGCCTTTGCTCGAAAATACAGGACTTGTGAAAAAGACGGACCTGCTTGCTTACGAGATCAATGTGAACGAGGCAAATGATAAGTCGGTAAGGATGATCGAAGCGCTGGAAGGAAGGCTCAAAAGGAGCGGGATCACCATTCGCAAGATCAATCTGAAAGATTTCAAAAACGAGGTGGTGAAGATCCGGGAAATTTACAACAGCGCCTGGGACAAGAACCTTGGCTTTGTTCCGATGACCGAAAAGGAATTCGATTACCTGGCCAATGACCTGAAACTGGTCCTCGATCCCAATTTTTGTCTCGTTGCAGAGAAGGATAACAAGCTGGTCGGTTTCGTGTTGGGCATCCCCGACATTAACCAGATCCAGATCAAGATTAAAAAAGGACGTTTGCTGCCGACCGGAATTTTTAAATTACTGTTTGGCAAAAAAAATATAACCCGCATTCGCGTGCTGACATTGGGTGTGATTGAAGGTTACCGCAAAATGGGCATAGAAGCCTGTTTATACGGCCATATCATCAAAAACACTTACGGCACAAAAGTCACAGGTGGCGAATGTTCATGGATGCTGGAAGGCAATTATCTCATGAACCACGCCATTGAACAGATCAACGGCAAGCTGTACAAACGGTACAGACTGCTGGAAAAAGCAATATGAAAGAGAAAGTATTCATAACGGGGGCCAGCGGTTTCATCGGGTTTCACCTGGTAGAAGCAGCACTGGAAGCAGGCATGGAAGTGCACGCAGCAGTAAGGCCTTCCAGCGACCTGACCTTTCTGAAAAAGCTGCAAGGCGATTTGGGGAAAACCGGGAAAGGCCCGCTGACGTTTGTGAATACGAACTTTGAGTCAAGGGATTCCTTGACAGAATTACTGGAAGATGGAGGCTATTCCTACATTATCCACGCAGCAGGAGTGACCAAGGCTAAAAAAACGGCCGTTTACAACAAAGTCAATGCAGAATATTCCCTGCATCTGGCACAGGCCGCAATGTCAGCCAATATTCCTTTGAAACGCTTTGTTTTTCTGAGCAGCCTGGCCGCTATCGGTCCGCTTGCTTATGCTGAGCAACAGCCCATTACAGAGGAAACATTGCCCATTCCTGTGACCGATTATGGCAAAAGCAAGTTGCTGGCCGAGCAATATCTCGCGCAGGTGAGCGGCTTACCGTTGACCATTATCCGTCCGACTGCCGTTTACGGTCCCGGTGAAAAGGATTTATTTATTCTTTTCAAAACACTGAACAATGGATTGGATGCATATATAGGCAAGGGCCCGCAGCGGCTGAGCTTCGTGTATGTCAAAGATCTTGTGGCCGCCACCATGGCTGCAATGCTGGAAAACCAGCGCGAAACAACAGTATACAACATTTCCGACGGGCAAGCTTACGACCGCTATGCATTCGCAGACCGGTTCCGGGAAATCAGCGGCAAAAACATTTTCAGGGCACATTTGCCACTGCCTTTGGTAAAATTGATGGCCGGCTTCCTGGACTTCGTTTACGGATTCACCGCCGCAACCCCGGTTTTGAACAAGGAAAAACTCAAAGAGCTCACGGCTTCAAACTGGATCTGCAGCATTGAAGCAGCCAGAAACAGCCTGCACTACGCGCCGCAATACAACTTACGGCAGGGCATGCAGGAAACCCTGATGTGGTACAAAGAAAATAAGTGGCTTTAGCAATCGAATGCCGGATTGATCATCGTGCTGGGTTTTGAGCGTCCGGGTCTTCCGGCTTCCGGGCTCCGCAGTCTGCACGATTTATTAAAAACGCATCCATGAAAAATACGTTATGACGTTCACAAATGAAAACAATAAGTAAGTCGGTATGGTTAAAAGTTTCCCTGATCCTCTGTCTCGTACAGACCCTTTCCGGAACTGCCATAGCGCAAAGCACCACGACAATTAAAGGAACCGTTACCGACGCGAAAACAGGCGAAACATTGCCTTTCGTATCCGTCCTGATCCCCGGCACGACCATGGGAACAGCCTCCGACGCAGACGGAAAATACGCAATGACATTGCGTGAAGATTATAAAACCGTAAAGTTCACATACGTAGGATATCTCAGCGTTGAAAAACCCATCACGCCCGGCATTGAGCAAGTGATCAATGTGAAACTGGCTGTGGATGCTTCCATGCTCAAAGAAGTGACCATTAAGGGAAGAGGCCGTTACCGCAACAAGGATAACCCGGCTGTTCAGCTGATCCGCGAAGTGATTGCGCACAAGGACCAGAACAAAATGGCCGCCAATGACTTTGTGGAATATGAGCAGTACGAAAAGATCTCCTTCGCGCTGAGCAACCTGTCGGACAATTTCAAGGAAAAACGTATTTTCAAAAATTATCAGTTCCTTTTCGAAGATCAGGACTCTACGGCTATGGGCGGAAAGAATATGCTGCCGGCTTACATTCAGGAAAAGCTTTCGCAGATTTATTTCCGCAAAAATCCATATACCAAAAAACAATGGGTGCTGGCCAACAGAAGGGCAGAGTTTGATGCGAAATTTGTGGATAATGATGGTTTGAGCGCCTATTTCAACAGGTTATATGAAGATGTCAATTTGTACGAAAATGACATTTCCATCGCCACCAACTTATTGCTGAGCCCGATCGCAAATTCGGCGCCTACATTCTACAAATTCTTCATCCGCGACACGATTAAGACCGAAACGCCATGGCTTGTTGAACTGGGTTTTGTTCCAAGAAACAAGACAGATATGCTTTTTGAAGGTAAGCTGTACATTACACTGGACGGAAATTATGGTGTTCAAAATGCATATCTGACGGTTAATAAAGACATTAACCTTAACTTCATGCGTGACCTCGAAGCACGTTTGGAATATGAAAAAGGACCCGACGGACGCTACCACCCGACCAAGACAACATTGGGCATGGAGTTCGCCTTAGGCGAGAAAAATGCCGGGTTTTATGGGCAGCGCGTGGTGAATTTCAAAAATTACACGGTTAATCAAACCCGCCCGGACAGCGTTTACAGCGGGCCGAGTGAGGAGGTTGCATTCAATCCCGACGTAAAAACGGGCGAAGCATTCTGGGCTGGCGCGAGACATTTGCCGCTGGAAAAAATGGAGCTGAACATTTACAGAAATGTGGATACGCTGCAAACGATTCCATCCTTCCGCCGTACGATGGACATTGCCACCCTATTATTGTCAGGTTACAAGTCTTTTGGCAAAGTGGAAGTAGGGCCGGTGAACACGTTTTACAGTTTCAACCCCGTGGAAGGTTTCAGGCTTCGTTTCGGCGGACGCACGACCACGGATTTCAGCAAGCGCTTTTACATTGAGACTTATGCGGCTTATGGTTTTAAAGATCAGAAATGGAAATATTTCCTGAGCGGCACTTATTCTTTCAACAACAAGTCTGTTTACCATTTCCCACTGAATTACATCCGCGCCAGTTACCAGCGCGACACCAAGATTCCGGGCCAGGATTTGCAGTTTGTGCAGGAAGATAACTTCCTTTTGTCCTTCAAAAGAGGTGACAACAACCGCTGGCTTTACAATGATGTGTACAAGCTCGAATATGTCCGCGAGTTTGAAAGCCGCTTTTCTTACAAAATTGGTTTTACCAATTGGAGACAGACGCCAGCCGGAATTTTAAGATACGAAAAACTGAACAGTGAAGGCGAATTGCAGAATGTGGGCGGATTAAGCAACACAGAAGCCAACCTGGAATTACGCTATGCGCCGCATGAGCAATATTACCAGGGGAAACTGTATCGCACGCCGATCATTAACAAATATCCGATCTTCACAGTACGCTATAATGCGGGTTTGAAAGGCGTTTTCGAAGGTCAGAACCGCTATCATAATGTTTCAGCGAACATTGCAAAACGGGTTTACCTGTCGCAGTTCGGTTATGCAGATGTGACGGCTGAGGGAAGTTACATTTTTGGTAAAAACGTTCTTTTCCCGCTGCTTACCATTCACCGCGCCAACCAGACTTACGCTTACCAGCTCAACAGCTATAACCTGATGAACTTCCTGGAATTCGTGAGCGATCATTATGCGAGTCTTGACGTGCAGTACTACATGAACGGCTTTTTATTTAACAAAATCCCGTTGCTGAAAAAGCTGAAACTGAGAGAGGTTTTCAGTTTTAAAGGACTTATGGGCGGGCTCAGGGACGAAAACAACCCGGCCAATAACCCTGCACTTTTCCGCTTTCCCGTAGATGAGAACGGCAAGCCGATCAGTTACACATTGTCGCGCGAGCCTTACATTGAGGGAAGCGTGGGTATAGCAAACATTTTCAAGCTGTTACGCGTCGATCTGGTGAAACGTTTCACCTATCTCGACAATCCGAATGTTTCAGAATGGGGGATAAGGGCACGGTTCAGGCTTGATTTTTAAGAGAGGTTTAGAAAAAGACACCAATAATATGAACTACGCAATTATAGCGGCCGGAGAAGGATCACGATTGGCAAAGGAGGGTTTCGAACTCCCAAAACCCATGGTGACGCTGAATGGCGAAATGCTGATAGACAGGCTGATAGGGATTTTCATGCGGAATGATGCTGAAAAAATCATGATCATTATCAATGAAGAATCAGCCGTGCTGGAAAGTCATTTGAACGAGCTTAGCCTGACATTGCCGATTCATAAAGTGAAAAAATCAACACCGAGTTCGTTGCACAGTGTTTTTGAGCTGTTTGGCAGCGACCCGGAACTGAAAGAAATTTGCCTGACGACAACAGACACTGTTTTTAAAGAAGAAGAGTTCACAGCCTACATTCAGGAATTTGCAGGAAATGAAGAATTGGGGGGCCTCATGGCCGTAACCACATTCATCGACGACGAAAGTCCTTTGTACGTAACTATTGACGAGGCGGAGAACATTACCGCTTTCACGGATAAAAATACGACGGAAACACGCTTCATCTCGGGCGGAATTTATTGTTTGAGAAAAGAGGCTATTGCACTGGTCAATGATGCCGTGAATGGCGGAGTAAGCCGGATGCGGAACTTTCAGCGCAGTTTGCTGGAAAACAACATTCATCTGAAAGCCTATCCGTTTTCTAAAATCGTGGACGTGGACCATGTGCAGGACATTGCAACAGCCGAGCTTTTTTTGAGCCCGGAAGCAGCTGTTTGATTGAAAATTAATTGAGTAACCGACACCAAATAAAGGCAGGAGCGTTTGGCCTGCCGCAGCGTAAATGAGTGAATTAAATATCTTAGGCGTTCCGAGGAACCGCAAGTTCTCGCCTAACCACATTGGAAATGACGATGCGATTTTTTCTTTGACAGCAAAGGAATTAGAAAAAATGGGATGCAAAGTGCGGATCAGTTTTGAGGACGATTTTTTGAAAAATGAAAATATCGCCGAGCGGCATATCTTCACGATGGCCCGCCAGAAAGAAGTGGTTAAAAAATTGCAGGCGTTGGAAGAAAACGGTGCACAGGTCATTAACTCAGCATTCGGAATAGAAAATTGCTTTCGCACGAATCTGACAAATGCTTTAAACCAAAATAACATTCCCGTAGCCGAAAGCTACATTGTGCCAACGGATTACACAGGGGACGATGTTTTTGATGCCATTACAGGGAAAGGTTACTGGATCAAAAGAGGCGATTTTCACGCGATACACAAAGAGGACGTTTCATTTGCAGCCTCGCGTGAAGAAGCCAGGGAGATTTTGCGTGAATATGCATTGCGGGACATTCCGGATGCGGTGATCAGCAAACATTTGATCGGCGACCTCGTGAAATTTTACGGGGTGCGCGGGACGGATTTTTTCTTTTGGTTTTATCCTTATGATAACAACCATCATAAATATGTTGAATACCAGAACATTAACAGCGCATCGGCTTATTATCCTTTTGATGCGGAACGTTTGCAGCAAGTTGCTACGGACGCATCGGGCGCAGTTGGAATAGATATTTACGGCGGTGACGCCATTATAGGAAAGGACGGCAGTTTCCGAATTATCGATCTGAACGACTGGCCAAGTTTTGCGCCATGCCGTGACCAAGCCGCCGGACACATTGCCAGCATTATATACGAGAAATTTACAAAAAGCAATTAATGGATCCAGTTATAAAGCACAACGCCGCTCCCGAACCAGCGCCATCCGCATTTGAAAGCTCACTGAAATCCAACGATACAGAGGAGCAGATCGATATTTGGTTTTACCGCCCGATCGGCTATCAGATCGCATTGTTTTGTGCCAAAATAGGGTTGAGGCCCAATCCGGTGACGATTATCAGTATCTTCTTCGGCGTTGCGGCGGGGATCTTGTTTTATTATCAGGAATTATGGATCAATGTGATCGGGATGCTGCTGCTCGTTTTTGCCAATTCGCTGGACAGTGCGGACGGACAACTTGCGCGGATGACGAATGATAAAAGCCGGTTAGGAAGGATTCTGGACGGGGCGGCTGGTGATTTCTGGTTCATTGCCATTCACATTGCGATCTGTCTCAGGAGCATGAATGAGGGTTGGAGCGCGTGGATTTGGGTTCCGGGTGTGCTCGCGGGCGCGTCACATGTGGTCCAGTCGGCAATGGCGGATTACTATCGCAATGTGCATTTGTTCTTTATCAAAGGAACATCGGGAAGCGAGCTCGACAACAGCCGCGACTTGCAGGCAGAATATGACAGCCTTACCTGGAGCAAGAACTTTGGGATGAAATTCATCGCCCGCACTTACCTGAATTACACCAAGTTGCAGGAAAGCTTCTCACCCCATTTGCAAAAGCTACTGACTTTGGTGCGTGAAAAATATAAAAATGGCCTGCCCACAGCGCTGGTAACCGATTTCAGGGCGCATAACAAGCCCCTTATGAAGTATACCAACATTGTTCAGTTCAACACACGTGTGCTTTTTCTGTTCTTATGGCTGTTTCTGGATCAATCGTGGATTTATTTCTTCTTCGATATGTTTGTCCTGAACCCGATCCTGATTTACATGATCGTGAACCAGGAGAAAGTGAGCCGTTATTTTTATCAAAAGATTTTGACTGAAAAAACGAATGAGTTCCAAGGCGTATAAAGCCCTCTTCATGGCGATCGGCATTTTGTCGTTAGGTTATATGATCTACGGCACGGGACCGCTTGTGATTTGGGAAAATATCAGCAGGACAGGCATCTGGTTCATTCCCGTGATCGGGAGTTGGCTGGTGATCTACATCCTGAATGCGCTTGCCTTTCGTTCGATCATCCGGGAGCCGAATTTACCGGAAAGCAATCTCTCGT of Dyadobacter chenhuakuii contains these proteins:
- the spt gene encoding serine palmitoyltransferase; this translates as MGKKLNKRIAEFKDAANIRSKGLYPYFRPIESGQDTEVIINGKPVLMFGSNSYLGLTSHPYIIESSQKAVQKYGSGCAGSRFLNGTLDIHEELERRLAAYTGKEASVLFSTGYQANLGALSSLTGRNDYLILDESDHASIIDGCRLSFSKVIKYAHNDMKDLRKKLSLLPEEAVKLIATDGIFSMEGDIVKLPELNAIAAEFDASVLVDDAHSLGVIGKNGAGTASYFGLTETTDLIMGTFSKSLASLGGFIAGDAATIDYLKHRARSLMFSASMTPAAVGSTLAALDIIESEPHHIERLWANTRYAKELLLVNGFDLGKTESPILPVYIRDNEKTFLMTKLLQEDGVFVNPVVSPAVRPEDSLIRFSLMATHTFGQIEEAVDKMAKIYRQICPEAVTAKL
- a CDS encoding NAD-dependent epimerase/dehydratase family protein, with translation MKEKVFITGASGFIGFHLVEAALEAGMEVHAAVRPSSDLTFLKKLQGDLGKTGKGPLTFVNTNFESRDSLTELLEDGGYSYIIHAAGVTKAKKTAVYNKVNAEYSLHLAQAAMSANIPLKRFVFLSSLAAIGPLAYAEQQPITEETLPIPVTDYGKSKLLAEQYLAQVSGLPLTIIRPTAVYGPGEKDLFILFKTLNNGLDAYIGKGPQRLSFVYVKDLVAATMAAMLENQRETTVYNISDGQAYDRYAFADRFREISGKNIFRAHLPLPLVKLMAGFLDFVYGFTAATPVLNKEKLKELTASNWICSIEAARNSLHYAPQYNLRQGMQETLMWYKENKWL
- a CDS encoding DUF5686 and carboxypeptidase-like regulatory domain-containing protein, with protein sequence MKTISKSVWLKVSLILCLVQTLSGTAIAQSTTTIKGTVTDAKTGETLPFVSVLIPGTTMGTASDADGKYAMTLREDYKTVKFTYVGYLSVEKPITPGIEQVINVKLAVDASMLKEVTIKGRGRYRNKDNPAVQLIREVIAHKDQNKMAANDFVEYEQYEKISFALSNLSDNFKEKRIFKNYQFLFEDQDSTAMGGKNMLPAYIQEKLSQIYFRKNPYTKKQWVLANRRAEFDAKFVDNDGLSAYFNRLYEDVNLYENDISIATNLLLSPIANSAPTFYKFFIRDTIKTETPWLVELGFVPRNKTDMLFEGKLYITLDGNYGVQNAYLTVNKDINLNFMRDLEARLEYEKGPDGRYHPTKTTLGMEFALGEKNAGFYGQRVVNFKNYTVNQTRPDSVYSGPSEEVAFNPDVKTGEAFWAGARHLPLEKMELNIYRNVDTLQTIPSFRRTMDIATLLLSGYKSFGKVEVGPVNTFYSFNPVEGFRLRFGGRTTTDFSKRFYIETYAAYGFKDQKWKYFLSGTYSFNNKSVYHFPLNYIRASYQRDTKIPGQDLQFVQEDNFLLSFKRGDNNRWLYNDVYKLEYVREFESRFSYKIGFTNWRQTPAGILRYEKLNSEGELQNVGGLSNTEANLELRYAPHEQYYQGKLYRTPIINKYPIFTVRYNAGLKGVFEGQNRYHNVSANIAKRVYLSQFGYADVTAEGSYIFGKNVLFPLLTIHRANQTYAYQLNSYNLMNFLEFVSDHYASLDVQYYMNGFLFNKIPLLKKLKLREVFSFKGLMGGLRDENNPANNPALFRFPVDENGKPISYTLSREPYIEGSVGIANIFKLLRVDLVKRFTYLDNPNVSEWGIRARFRLDF
- a CDS encoding nucleotidyltransferase family protein, encoding MNYAIIAAGEGSRLAKEGFELPKPMVTLNGEMLIDRLIGIFMRNDAEKIMIIINEESAVLESHLNELSLTLPIHKVKKSTPSSLHSVFELFGSDPELKEICLTTTDTVFKEEEFTAYIQEFAGNEELGGLMAVTTFIDDESPLYVTIDEAENITAFTDKNTTETRFISGGIYCLRKEAIALVNDAVNGGVSRMRNFQRSLLENNIHLKAYPFSKIVDVDHVQDIATAELFLSPEAAV
- a CDS encoding CDP-alcohol phosphatidyltransferase family protein; this translates as MDPVIKHNAAPEPAPSAFESSLKSNDTEEQIDIWFYRPIGYQIALFCAKIGLRPNPVTIISIFFGVAAGILFYYQELWINVIGMLLLVFANSLDSADGQLARMTNDKSRLGRILDGAAGDFWFIAIHIAICLRSMNEGWSAWIWVPGVLAGASHVVQSAMADYYRNVHLFFIKGTSGSELDNSRDLQAEYDSLTWSKNFGMKFIARTYLNYTKLQESFSPHLQKLLTLVREKYKNGLPTALVTDFRAHNKPLMKYTNIVQFNTRVLFLFLWLFLDQSWIYFFFDMFVLNPILIYMIVNQEKVSRYFYQKILTEKTNEFQGV